One window of the Spea bombifrons isolate aSpeBom1 chromosome 8, aSpeBom1.2.pri, whole genome shotgun sequence genome contains the following:
- the IDH3G gene encoding isocitrate dehydrogenase [NAD] subunit gamma, mitochondrial isoform X2, which yields MAARKVLGAYRLLSPLQIGIRQPQQVLSSVWTQHRDYSSPPPAKYGGRHTVTMIPGDGIGPELMLHVKEVFRHACVPVDFEVVNVNSTSTNEDDIQNAITAIRRNRVALKGNIETNHNMPPTHRSRNNLLRTSLDLYANVIHCQSLPGVQTRHKDIDILIVRENTEGEYSSLEHESVSGVVESLKIITRVNSLRIADYAFKLAREQGRKKITAVHKANIMKLADGLFLQCCREVASGYPDISFESMIVDNTTMQLVSCPQQFDVMVMPNLYGNIVNNVCAGLVGGPGLVPGANYGKVYAVFETATRNTGKSIANKNIANPTAMLLASCMMLDHLKLHSYAASIRKAILGSMNEHRMHTPDIGGQGSTTEVVQSICRQIIIKNGRAVTV from the exons ATGGCCGCCCGCAAAGTGTTAGGTGCTTACCGCCTGCTGTCACCTCTACAGATTGGAATCAGACAGCCTCAACAG gtTCTGTCTTCCGTGTGGACTCAACACAGGGACTACTCTTCG CCGCCaccagcaaagtatggaggacGACACACTGTTACGATGATCCCAGGAGATGGAATCGGACCTGAGCTTATGCTGCATGTGAAAGAGGTTTTTAG GCATGCCTGCGTACCGGTGGATTTTGAGGTGGTGAATGTGAATTCTACTTCTACCAATGAGGATGACATTCAGAATGCCATTACTGCCATCAGGAGGAACAGGGTGGCACTTAAAG GTAACATCGAAACAAACCACAACATGCCTCCAACCCACCGATCCCGAAATAATTTGCTGCG CACAAGCCTTGACCTTTATGCCAACGTCATCCACTGTCAGAGTCTCCCCGGAGTGCAGACCCGCCACAAGGACATCGACATCCTGATAGTGCGTGAAAACACAGAGGGGGAATACAGCAGCCTGGAACATGAG AGCGTGTCCGGAGTGGTGGAAAGCCTGAAGATCATCACTCGGGTCAATTCTTTACGCATTGCTGATTACGCATTCAAACTGGCCAGAGAGCAGGGGCGGAAGAAGATCACAGCAGTGCACAAAGCCAACATCAT GAAGCTGGCCGATGGGCTGTTTCTGCAGTGCTGTAGGGAAGTGGCATCTGGTTATCCTGATATTAGCTTCGAGAGTATGATTGTTGACAACACTACGATGCAG CTGGTATCGTGCCCGCAGCAATTTGATGTCATGGTGATGCCAAACCTTTATGGTAACATTGTAAACAATGTTTGCGCTGGCCTGGTCGGTGGTCCTGGACTTGTTCCTGGAGCAAATTATGGAAAGGTGTACGCTGTCTTTGAAACG GCTACCAGAAACACGGGAAAAAGTATCGCCAACAAGAATATTGCAAATCCGACAGCAATGCTTCTGGCCAGCTGCATGATGTTGGACCATCTGAA GTTGCACAGCTACGCGGCTTCCATTCGTAAAGCTATTCTGGGCAGTATGAATGAACACCGG ATGCACACGCCTGATATCGGCGGCCAGGGCTCCACCACTGAAGTTGTGCAGTCCATCTGCAGGCAAATTATTATCAAAAATGGCCGGGCTGTAACAGTCTGA
- the IDH3G gene encoding isocitrate dehydrogenase [NAD] subunit gamma, mitochondrial isoform X1: MAARKVLGAYRLLSPLQIGIRQPQQVLSSVWTQHRDYSSVRIPPPAKYGGRHTVTMIPGDGIGPELMLHVKEVFRHACVPVDFEVVNVNSTSTNEDDIQNAITAIRRNRVALKGNIETNHNMPPTHRSRNNLLRTSLDLYANVIHCQSLPGVQTRHKDIDILIVRENTEGEYSSLEHESVSGVVESLKIITRVNSLRIADYAFKLAREQGRKKITAVHKANIMKLADGLFLQCCREVASGYPDISFESMIVDNTTMQLVSCPQQFDVMVMPNLYGNIVNNVCAGLVGGPGLVPGANYGKVYAVFETATRNTGKSIANKNIANPTAMLLASCMMLDHLKLHSYAASIRKAILGSMNEHRMHTPDIGGQGSTTEVVQSICRQIIIKNGRAVTV; this comes from the exons ATGGCCGCCCGCAAAGTGTTAGGTGCTTACCGCCTGCTGTCACCTCTACAGATTGGAATCAGACAGCCTCAACAG gtTCTGTCTTCCGTGTGGACTCAACACAGGGACTACTCTTCGGTAAGGATC CCGCCaccagcaaagtatggaggacGACACACTGTTACGATGATCCCAGGAGATGGAATCGGACCTGAGCTTATGCTGCATGTGAAAGAGGTTTTTAG GCATGCCTGCGTACCGGTGGATTTTGAGGTGGTGAATGTGAATTCTACTTCTACCAATGAGGATGACATTCAGAATGCCATTACTGCCATCAGGAGGAACAGGGTGGCACTTAAAG GTAACATCGAAACAAACCACAACATGCCTCCAACCCACCGATCCCGAAATAATTTGCTGCG CACAAGCCTTGACCTTTATGCCAACGTCATCCACTGTCAGAGTCTCCCCGGAGTGCAGACCCGCCACAAGGACATCGACATCCTGATAGTGCGTGAAAACACAGAGGGGGAATACAGCAGCCTGGAACATGAG AGCGTGTCCGGAGTGGTGGAAAGCCTGAAGATCATCACTCGGGTCAATTCTTTACGCATTGCTGATTACGCATTCAAACTGGCCAGAGAGCAGGGGCGGAAGAAGATCACAGCAGTGCACAAAGCCAACATCAT GAAGCTGGCCGATGGGCTGTTTCTGCAGTGCTGTAGGGAAGTGGCATCTGGTTATCCTGATATTAGCTTCGAGAGTATGATTGTTGACAACACTACGATGCAG CTGGTATCGTGCCCGCAGCAATTTGATGTCATGGTGATGCCAAACCTTTATGGTAACATTGTAAACAATGTTTGCGCTGGCCTGGTCGGTGGTCCTGGACTTGTTCCTGGAGCAAATTATGGAAAGGTGTACGCTGTCTTTGAAACG GCTACCAGAAACACGGGAAAAAGTATCGCCAACAAGAATATTGCAAATCCGACAGCAATGCTTCTGGCCAGCTGCATGATGTTGGACCATCTGAA GTTGCACAGCTACGCGGCTTCCATTCGTAAAGCTATTCTGGGCAGTATGAATGAACACCGG ATGCACACGCCTGATATCGGCGGCCAGGGCTCCACCACTGAAGTTGTGCAGTCCATCTGCAGGCAAATTATTATCAAAAATGGCCGGGCTGTAACAGTCTGA
- the SSR4 gene encoding translocon-associated protein subunit delta, whose translation MARTMRVLVAVLLALAGCMAETCTEPVITPSYYTTSDAVISSEVVFIVEISLTCSNGAQNVALYADVNGKQFPVTRGQDIGRYQVSWSLEHKNARSGTYEVKFFDEESYSLLRKAQRNNEDISAIKPLFTVDVDHRGAWNGPWVSTEVLAGLIGILVYYTAYTAKSNIQA comes from the exons ATGGCACGGACAATGCGGGTGTTGGTGGCGGTGCTGCTTGCCCTGGCAGGGTGTATGG CTGAGACCTGCACGGAGCCCGTGATTACTCCTTCTTACTACACTACCTCCGACGCGGTTATTTCCTCAGAAGTAGTTTTCATTGTGGAGATCTCTCTTACTTGTAGCAATGGGGCCCAG AATGTTGCACTTTATGCTGATGTGAATGGAAAACAATTCCCTGTAACCAGAGGTCAGGACATTGGACGGTACCAG GTATCTTGGAGTCTTGAACACAAAAATGCCCGTTCAGGAACCTACGAAGTGAAATTCTTTGATGAGGAATCCTACAGTCTGTTGCGAAAG GCACAGAGGAACAATGAAGATATTTCTGCCATCAAACCTCTCTTCACAGTAGATGTTGATCACAGG GGAGCATGGAACGGTCCTTGGGTATCCACAGAAGTCCTGGCTGGTCTTATAGGAATCTTGGTCTATTACACTGCATATACTGCAAAGAGTAACATCCAGGCGTGA